The genomic interval CGCGGTGCACCTGGTAGCCGCCGTCCGCGAGGACTTCACCGGCGCGCATCGCCGGTGCGAGGCCGAAGGCGGCGTATTCGGCAGACATGTTGTGAGTATCCCCAGCATGAGGGGATCTGAGCGCTGCATGGCATATTCCGCTACCGTCCGCGCATGGAGAGCGCGAAGAGTGGTGATGTGATCGTGGTCGGCGGGGGCGTCATCGGGTTGACGACGGCCGTCGTGCTGGCGGAGCGCGGTGCCCGGGTGCGGGTGTGGACGCGGGAGCCTGTCGAGCTGACGACCTCGGCGGTCGCGGGCGCGCTGTGGTGGCCGTACCGGATCGATCCGGAGGCGCTCGTCGGTGAGTGGGCGCTCCAATCGCTCGTCGTGTACGAGGAGTTGGCGGCGCGGCCCGAGGAGACGGGCGTACGCATGGTCGAGGGCGTACAGGGTGAGACCCGGCTGGACGAGCTGGGACCCTGGGCGGCCCAGGTGCCTGGGTTGCGGCCGGCGCTGGCCGAGGAGTACGCGGGCGGCGGGCTGTGGGCGCGGTTGCCGTTGATCGACATGCCGGCCCATCTGCCGTGGCTGCGCGAGCGGTTCCTGGAGCTGGGCGGGACCGTCGAGGAGCAGTCTGTGGTGGACCTCACAGAGGTGCCGGCGGCCGTCGTCGTCAACTGCACGGGACTGGACTCCCTGGACCTCGTGCCCGACCCCTCGGTACGGCCGGTGCGCGGGC from Streptomyces sp. NBC_01288 carries:
- a CDS encoding FAD-dependent oxidoreductase, whose protein sequence is MESAKSGDVIVVGGGVIGLTTAVVLAERGARVRVWTREPVELTTSAVAGALWWPYRIDPEALVGEWALQSLVVYEELAARPEETGVRMVEGVQGETRLDELGPWAAQVPGLRPALAEEYAGGGLWARLPLIDMPAHLPWLRERFLELGGTVEEQSVVDLTEVPAAVVVNCTGLDSLDLVPDPSVRPVRGQLVVVENPGITTWLTSVDHSADTSTYFFPQPSGLILGGTAEEDAWSMTPDPAVAEAIIARCAAIRPEIAEARVLEHRVGLRPTRPSVRLEREVLRDGRVLVHNYGHGGAGITVAWGCAREAAELAGSGAA